From Solibacillus sp. FSL W7-1464:
ATTTTGTAAGCAGCTGCTCCTGAACGAGCTCCTCAATGCGTTTGATTGCATTTGGATCGATGATTTCAACCGCTTTCGCTGCATCTTCCAGTGCTTTTATGTAGCGGAATTTCTTGAATGCGTCTTCAGCTTCAAGTAAATTTTCATGTACTTGTCGATTCGTTGCCCTGTAGCGATTTCCAAACTGAATAAGACGTTCAATAATTAATACGTTCTCAATCATTTCCTGTGCTTTTTCATGTGTTTCTTCAATCGATTGCTTTGCATTAAGTAAATGCTGGTTTACTTGGATAATATTTAACGGTACTTCCTGCAAGCTTTGGACAACTACAAAAATCTGTTCTGCTGCTTCTTCTAATCTAGCATCCATCTCTTCCGGAATTCCAGGAATATTGGCACGTCCAAGCAGGCGCTCTGTATCTTGCAATAAACGCTTCAATGTTTCCAATTCGGCTCTTGCTTTATTTTCATCAATACGGAGATTTTTCAGTTTATTCGAGAATTTTTCCTGCTCTTCGGCGATTTGCTCGATTTCATCAGTAATTTCTTTTAGCTCTTCCTGCAAGCTCGAGTAAGCAGATTTTTCTTCTTGAACACGTGTTGATAACAATTCATAGCGTCTTTGTAAAACTTCCAAATGCTTTAGGCCTACTTTAGGTATTTCCGCTTCTTTATCCTGTAAACGGTAGCTATGCTGTACATAAGCGACTTCATCATTGATGTCTTTTGTAAGACGCATCACATCATTAATCACGCTGTACATGCCGGAACAGTTTCGTTCCACATACTTTCTTGCCATTACTTCTTTTTCCAGCAAATTATAGAAATGGTCGATTTCATCATTAATTGTTTGGATTCGTGGCGAAACAGCTGGCAGGTTTAGTTCAGCAATTGCCGCTTTCAACATTTCCAGTTCACTCTCAAGCCCATTCAAATATTCAGTCAGCTCTAAATGGCGTAAATAATACTTTTGTTCTTCCATTTCACGCTGGCCATTACGAAGTTCATAAATTGCAGTTGGGATTTTAGTTTGAATTTCCGTAAGGAGTGTCGGCACATCATTTAATAAACTGAAAATTTCCTGTGCTTCATTGTTAAGTTGGAGGACTATTTCACGTGCCTGCAAATAGTTGCCGTCTTTTGTTAACTCATCAAACTCTTCAAATTTTGGTGTGAATTGCTCAAGCTTTTTTTCCAACGCTTCCAAAGCCGGTCCAAATGAATGCTGGTGTGCCAAAATTGTTTTGCGTGCAGAACGGTAATATTCTTTCAGCTGCTCGATTTCGATTCGGTTTTTCTCTTCACTGCCGATCAATTCATCCAGTTCTGTTATAATCTGCACTCGTACTTGCTCACATTTTGTAAGCTCTTGTTCAATGTCGCGTTCTGTATTTGTTGCTTTGTTAAATTTAAATCGGTCGACAAATTCTTCCGCATCAAATAACAATTCGTCAATTTTCGGAATTTGCTTATCGACAACATCCAACCAACGATTACGCCAGTTTTCAAACAGTTCTTCTGTTTGACCGTTCATATTAAGGGCTTTTACTTTCGCCAGCTCCTCAAAAATCGGATAATGTTGTATTTGTAGTTTTTCCTTATCTAATCGTCCTATTTCTGCATTATGCTTGCGCCTTACTACTAAGCCTGCCATTAATAATGCTAATAGTACGACGACAACAATGATGATATACTTTATCATTGTAAGCCCCCTAATCCCAAATAAAATCAATATTTTTAGCTATATACGTAATATTAATAATAACATGTTTTTTTATATTTGTTTAACTATTTCCAGCTTTTTTTACTTTTAAATTCCATAATTTTGAAGGAAGGTCATTCAATTGAAACGAGACGGTCATATACACACACCTTTTTGCCCCCATGGTACTACAGATTCGATAGAAAAATATGTCGAAAAAGCGATAGCAAGCGGTTTTAAAGAAATTACTTTTACGGAGCATGCTCCTTTACCCGAAAACTTTGTCGATCCAACGCCTGACAAGGATAGCGGAATGAATCCTGCTTATTTGATGGATTACTTTAAAGAACTGAAGCGAGCAAAAAAACAGTATCAAACTGATATTAAAATCAATATCGGCTTAGAGGTCGACTATATTGTCGGCTATGAACACGAAACAAAACAATTTCTTAACGACGTCGGTCCATTACTGGATGATGCGATTTTATCCGTACATTTTTTACATTTCCAAGACGAGTATGTATGTATTGACTTTTCACAAGAAATATATTTACAATTTGCCAATAAGGTTGGCGGCATTCTTCCTATGTATAAGCTATACTACGAAACTGTGAAAAAGTCGATTACGGCGGATTTAGGCTTATACAAACCTAAGCGTATAGGACATCCTACATTGATTCATAAATTTCAGCTTGCACACAACGAACAAATCGATGATACAGCTGACATTGATGAACTATTAAAGATGATGCAGACCGGTCATTATGAACTGGATTTTAATAGTGCTGGTCTAAGTAAACCGTATTGTAAGGAGACATACCCTCCTTATCCGTTTGTGAAACAGGCAATTAATTTACAAATTCCAGTTATTTTCGGTTCTGATGCCCATACAGTAGCGGATTTACATCAGCATTATGAAATATTACAGAAAAAAATAACTTTTTAATCGGAGGATTCTATGTTTGGAAATATTACTTATAACGGAACACTAACAGAACAGTACGAACAGCTGTCGAAACAGCTGGATGCATTGCTGGAAGGCGAAAATAACTTAATCGCAAACTTGAGTAATGCATCAGCTTTATTAAATACTTTTTTAAAAGAAATTAACTGGGTAGGATTTTATTTAATGAATGAAGGCGAATTGGTGCTTGGTCCATTCCAAGGCTTGCCTGCTTGTGTACGAATTCCTGTCGGGCGCGGTGTTTGCGGCACAACGGTTGCCAATAAGCAAACAATGGTTGTAGACGATGTTCATGCTTTCCCTGGTCATATCGCTTGTGACGCGGCATCAAAATCGGAAATTGTTATACCTGTAATTAAAAATGGTGTCGTTTTAGGTGTTTTAGATATCGACAGCCCGGTTGAAGCACGTTTTACTCCAGAAGATAAAGATGGTTTGGAAAGATTTGTGGATGTACTGTTAAAACATATTTGATCGCTAAAAAGGGAGTGCCCGAAAAATGATTCCGGGTACTCCCTTTAATATTGCAGTTCCATTGGTTTTTCATATACACACAGACGGTTTTTTCCATTTCGTTTAGCATGATATAGTGCAATATCCGCTTGAACAAACATATTTTTAAAATCCGGACGGCTGCTTTTATGCCACGTAATCATGCCCGCAGAAACCGTAACCGAAGGATTAGTTACATTTGGCACCATTTGTACAATCGAATCCGCAATTTCAATTGCTTCTCTGTCTGAAATATTCGGAATATAGACGGCGAGCTCTTCACCGCCCCACCGCGAGCAGATGCCCCTTTTCCCTATTTCATTTTGCAGTCGTCTAGCAATTTGTACGATTACTTCATCTCCGACTTGATGCCCATATGTGTCATTAACCTTTTTAAAGTTATCAATATCAATTAACAGGAACATTCCTGAATCGTCCGTTTGAATGGACTTTTCCACGTATGAATCGGAATAACTTCTTGCGTATAGCTTTGTTAAATGGTCCCGATCCACCATCTCCTGAAGTTTTTCACGTAAAACAGAATTAGAAATAGCTAATGAAGAATGAT
This genomic window contains:
- a CDS encoding GAF domain-containing protein, giving the protein MFGNITYNGTLTEQYEQLSKQLDALLEGENNLIANLSNASALLNTFLKEINWVGFYLMNEGELVLGPFQGLPACVRIPVGRGVCGTTVANKQTMVVDDVHAFPGHIACDAASKSEIVIPVIKNGVVLGVLDIDSPVEARFTPEDKDGLERFVDVLLKHI
- the ezrA gene encoding septation ring formation regulator EzrA — protein: MIKYIIIVVVVLLALLMAGLVVRRKHNAEIGRLDKEKLQIQHYPIFEELAKVKALNMNGQTEELFENWRNRWLDVVDKQIPKIDELLFDAEEFVDRFKFNKATNTERDIEQELTKCEQVRVQIITELDELIGSEEKNRIEIEQLKEYYRSARKTILAHQHSFGPALEALEKKLEQFTPKFEEFDELTKDGNYLQAREIVLQLNNEAQEIFSLLNDVPTLLTEIQTKIPTAIYELRNGQREMEEQKYYLRHLELTEYLNGLESELEMLKAAIAELNLPAVSPRIQTINDEIDHFYNLLEKEVMARKYVERNCSGMYSVINDVMRLTKDINDEVAYVQHSYRLQDKEAEIPKVGLKHLEVLQRRYELLSTRVQEEKSAYSSLQEELKEITDEIEQIAEEQEKFSNKLKNLRIDENKARAELETLKRLLQDTERLLGRANIPGIPEEMDARLEEAAEQIFVVVQSLQEVPLNIIQVNQHLLNAKQSIEETHEKAQEMIENVLIIERLIQFGNRYRATNRQVHENLLEAEDAFKKFRYIKALEDAAKAVEIIDPNAIKRIEELVQEQLLTK
- the hisJ gene encoding histidinol-phosphatase HisJ, translated to MKRDGHIHTPFCPHGTTDSIEKYVEKAIASGFKEITFTEHAPLPENFVDPTPDKDSGMNPAYLMDYFKELKRAKKQYQTDIKINIGLEVDYIVGYEHETKQFLNDVGPLLDDAILSVHFLHFQDEYVCIDFSQEIYLQFANKVGGILPMYKLYYETVKKSITADLGLYKPKRIGHPTLIHKFQLAHNEQIDDTADIDELLKMMQTGHYELDFNSAGLSKPYCKETYPPYPFVKQAINLQIPVIFGSDAHTVADLHQHYEILQKKITF